One window of Mangrovibacterium diazotrophicum genomic DNA carries:
- a CDS encoding argininosuccinate synthase, whose product MKDKVVLAYSGGLDTSFCAKYLSVEKGLEVYTAIANTGGFGKEELETIEKKAYELGSAKHVTLDVTDTYYEKSIKYMVFGNVLRNNTYPISVSSERIFQAIAIIEYAKKIGAKYVAHGSTGAGNDQVRFDLTFEVLAPDIKILTPTRDLVLTRQEEIDYLKKHGVEADWSKMAYSINKGLWGTSIGGKETLTSDKTLPESAYPSQLTEQGEREITLDFVEGELKGVDGKRYFNTVEAIRDLEAIASKYAIGRDMHIGDTIIGIKGRVGFEAAAPMIIIKAHQMLEKHTLTKWQMYWKEQLSTWYGMFLHESLYLDPVMRDIEKFLESTQASVSGKVIVKLRPYQFVLVGIDSPYDLMKSDFGEYGEMNKAWTADDVKGFTKILGTSLKIYNSVNKKY is encoded by the coding sequence ATGAAAGATAAGGTAGTATTAGCATACAGTGGCGGGTTGGATACCTCGTTTTGTGCAAAATACTTGTCAGTAGAAAAAGGTTTGGAAGTTTACACAGCGATCGCCAACACCGGAGGTTTTGGAAAAGAAGAGCTGGAAACAATTGAGAAAAAAGCTTACGAGCTGGGCTCAGCCAAACATGTTACCCTTGATGTAACCGACACGTACTACGAGAAGAGTATTAAATACATGGTTTTCGGAAACGTGTTGCGAAACAATACTTACCCCATTTCAGTTAGTTCGGAGCGTATATTTCAGGCGATTGCCATTATTGAATATGCGAAAAAAATTGGCGCTAAATATGTGGCGCACGGAAGTACCGGTGCCGGAAACGATCAGGTGCGTTTTGACCTGACCTTTGAAGTTTTAGCGCCGGATATCAAAATTCTGACTCCAACACGTGACTTAGTGTTGACGCGTCAGGAAGAAATTGATTACCTGAAAAAACACGGAGTTGAAGCCGACTGGAGCAAAATGGCCTACTCGATTAATAAAGGCCTTTGGGGAACCAGTATTGGCGGAAAAGAAACCCTGACTTCAGATAAAACATTGCCGGAATCGGCTTACCCTTCTCAGTTGACCGAACAAGGTGAGCGCGAAATCACACTCGATTTTGTAGAAGGTGAATTGAAAGGCGTGGACGGAAAACGCTACTTCAATACGGTTGAAGCCATTCGTGATCTGGAAGCCATTGCATCGAAATATGCGATTGGGCGCGACATGCACATTGGCGATACCATCATCGGTATCAAAGGCCGTGTTGGTTTTGAAGCCGCTGCGCCGATGATCATTATTAAAGCGCACCAAATGCTCGAAAAGCACACTTTGACCAAATGGCAAATGTACTGGAAAGAGCAGTTGAGCACTTGGTATGGCATGTTCCTGCACGAGTCGCTTTACCTGGATCCGGTGATGCGCGATATCGAGAAATTCCTCGAAAGCACACAGGCTTCAGTTTCCGGTAAAGTTATCGTGAAATTGCGTCCTTATCAATTTGTATTGGTTGGCATCGATTCACCTTACGACCTGATGAAATCTGATTTCGGTGAATACGGTGAAATGAATAAAGCCTGGACTGCCGACGATGTGAAAGGCTTCACCAAAATTTTGGGTACATCCTTAAAAATTTACAATTCAGTCAATAAAAAATATTAG
- the carB gene encoding carbamoyl-phosphate synthase (glutamine-hydrolyzing) large subunit, with protein sequence MVRLNTSIKKAIVLGSGALKIGEAGEFDYSGSQALKALKEEGVETILINPNIATIQTSEEIADKIYFLPVTAYFVEQVIKKENPDGILLAFGGQTALNCGVDLFRQGILEKYNIQVVGTPVQSIIDTEDREIFAGILKEIDVLTPRSIACTNMAEGRAAAEKLGFPIIVRAAYTLGGLGSGFCSNEKELDKLLASAFSYSPQVLVEESLKGWKEVEYEVVRDKYDNCITVCNMENFDPLGIHTGESIVIAPSQTLSNSEYHKLRQIAIKIIRRIGVVGECNVQFTLDPHSEDYRVIEVNARLSRSSALASKATGYPLAFVAAKLGLGYGLHELKNSVTKVTTACFEPALDYVVCKIPRWDLNKFSGVSKNLGSSMKSVGEIMSIGRSFEEAIQKGIRMVGLGMHGFVANKEEITIDEIDEELVNPTDRRIFAIAAAFAKGYTVDQIHEKTKIDRWFLQKLKNIDTLKNTLSTKSTIEELDDTLLLDAKKAGFSDFQIARLVLDCPNKEINDGLLKVRAYRKAKNITPFVKQIDTLAGEYPAQTNYLYLTYHGTEHDVEFTQDDKSVVVLGSGAYRIGSSVEFDWCSVNAINTIRKEGHRAIMINYNPETVSTDYDTCDRLYFDELTFERVMDIYEMENPKGVIVSVGGQIPNNLAMKLYKQEVPILGTSALKIDNAEDRKKFSALLDEIGVDQPRWSELTSIDDIYKFIETVGYPVLIRPSYVLSGAAMNVVSNPDQLEHFLQMAADVSKEHPVVVTEFIEQAKEIEIDAVADKGEMVAYAISEHVEFAGVHSGDATIVFPPQKLYVETIRRIKKISREIAKALEISGPFNMQFLAKDNDIKVIECNLRASRSFPFVSKVMKINLIEIATKVMMGAPYTKPDKSLFELDYVGVKAPQFSFHRLLNADPVLGVDMSSTGEVACIGENFYEAILKSMLSVGYKFPEKNVLISSGQARSKLELLNSARMLQDRGFNIYATEGTHRFLRENKVDSTMLHWPDEEDLQPNTIDYLRDKKIDLVVNIPKNYSKRELSNGYKIRRASIDYNIPLITNARVASAFIYAVCKYKIDDIAIKAWEEYKS encoded by the coding sequence ATGGTACGTTTAAACACAAGTATAAAGAAAGCAATTGTTCTGGGGTCGGGTGCCCTCAAAATTGGTGAAGCCGGCGAGTTCGACTACTCCGGTTCACAGGCACTGAAAGCCTTAAAAGAAGAAGGCGTTGAAACCATTCTGATTAACCCGAACATTGCCACAATCCAAACTTCGGAAGAAATTGCCGACAAAATTTATTTCCTTCCGGTTACGGCTTACTTTGTTGAGCAGGTCATCAAGAAAGAAAACCCGGATGGAATTTTGCTGGCATTCGGTGGTCAAACAGCACTGAACTGCGGTGTTGACTTATTCCGCCAGGGAATTCTCGAAAAATACAACATCCAGGTTGTAGGTACTCCGGTACAAAGTATCATCGACACCGAAGACCGCGAAATCTTTGCCGGCATCCTGAAAGAAATCGATGTACTGACACCACGCAGTATCGCCTGTACAAACATGGCCGAAGGTAGAGCAGCCGCTGAAAAACTGGGCTTCCCGATCATCGTCCGCGCAGCCTACACATTGGGTGGTTTAGGTAGCGGTTTCTGCAGTAACGAAAAAGAATTGGACAAACTGCTTGCAAGCGCATTCTCTTACTCTCCGCAGGTGTTGGTTGAGGAATCGCTTAAAGGGTGGAAAGAAGTTGAATACGAAGTTGTTCGTGACAAGTACGACAACTGTATCACTGTGTGTAACATGGAAAACTTCGACCCGCTAGGTATACACACAGGTGAGTCAATCGTTATTGCACCGTCTCAAACCCTTTCAAACTCAGAATACCACAAACTTCGTCAAATCGCTATTAAAATTATTCGCCGCATCGGTGTAGTTGGTGAGTGTAACGTACAGTTCACGCTCGATCCCCACTCGGAAGACTACCGTGTGATTGAGGTGAATGCCCGTCTGTCCCGTTCATCAGCCCTGGCGTCAAAAGCAACCGGCTATCCGCTGGCCTTTGTAGCAGCCAAATTAGGTTTGGGCTACGGTTTGCACGAGCTGAAAAACTCGGTTACCAAAGTAACCACAGCTTGTTTCGAGCCTGCACTGGACTACGTGGTTTGTAAAATTCCACGTTGGGACTTGAATAAATTCAGCGGCGTATCCAAAAACCTGGGTAGCTCCATGAAATCAGTTGGTGAGATCATGTCCATCGGCCGCAGCTTCGAGGAAGCCATCCAAAAAGGTATCCGGATGGTCGGCTTGGGCATGCACGGTTTCGTTGCTAACAAAGAAGAAATCACCATCGACGAGATTGATGAAGAATTGGTAAACCCGACTGACCGACGCATCTTCGCGATTGCAGCGGCCTTTGCGAAAGGTTACACCGTTGATCAAATCCACGAGAAAACAAAAATCGATCGTTGGTTCCTGCAAAAGCTGAAGAACATCGATACGCTGAAAAATACACTGAGCACCAAATCGACTATTGAAGAACTGGACGACACCTTGTTGTTGGATGCCAAAAAAGCCGGGTTCTCCGATTTCCAGATTGCTCGTTTGGTTTTGGACTGCCCGAACAAAGAAATCAACGACGGACTGTTGAAAGTTCGTGCTTACCGGAAAGCCAAAAACATCACCCCATTTGTGAAGCAAATTGACACATTGGCCGGTGAATACCCTGCTCAAACCAACTACCTGTATTTGACTTACCATGGAACAGAACATGATGTTGAATTCACGCAAGACGACAAATCAGTTGTTGTTTTGGGATCAGGTGCCTACCGAATCGGTAGCTCGGTTGAGTTCGACTGGTGTTCAGTGAACGCAATCAACACCATCCGCAAGGAAGGTCACCGCGCAATCATGATCAACTACAACCCGGAAACTGTAAGTACCGACTACGATACTTGCGACCGACTGTACTTTGACGAGCTGACTTTCGAGCGCGTAATGGACATCTATGAAATGGAGAATCCGAAAGGGGTAATCGTTTCGGTGGGTGGACAGATTCCGAACAACCTGGCGATGAAACTGTACAAGCAGGAAGTTCCAATCCTGGGTACTTCGGCTCTGAAAATTGACAACGCAGAAGACCGCAAAAAATTCAGCGCCCTGTTGGATGAAATCGGGGTTGACCAGCCTCGCTGGAGCGAACTGACCAGCATAGACGATATCTACAAGTTTATCGAAACTGTAGGCTATCCGGTGTTGATCCGTCCTTCGTATGTACTTTCAGGTGCTGCCATGAACGTGGTATCGAACCCGGATCAGCTGGAGCACTTCCTGCAAATGGCTGCTGATGTTTCGAAAGAACACCCGGTTGTAGTGACCGAGTTCATCGAGCAAGCTAAAGAAATTGAAATTGACGCCGTAGCCGATAAAGGTGAAATGGTTGCCTACGCAATCTCGGAACACGTTGAATTCGCCGGTGTACACTCCGGTGATGCCACCATCGTATTCCCACCGCAAAAACTTTATGTCGAAACGATCCGCCGCATCAAGAAGATTTCGCGCGAGATCGCCAAAGCTCTGGAGATTTCAGGTCCGTTCAACATGCAGTTCCTGGCAAAAGATAACGACATTAAAGTAATTGAGTGTAACCTGCGTGCTTCGCGAAGCTTCCCATTCGTTTCGAAAGTAATGAAGATCAACCTGATTGAAATTGCAACGAAAGTAATGATGGGCGCGCCTTACACCAAACCGGACAAATCGCTGTTCGAACTGGATTACGTAGGCGTGAAAGCACCGCAATTCTCCTTCCACCGTCTGTTGAATGCCGACCCTGTTTTGGGTGTCGACATGTCATCTACCGGGGAGGTGGCCTGTATCGGCGAAAACTTCTACGAAGCCATTCTGAAGTCGATGCTTTCAGTAGGATACAAATTCCCTGAAAAGAACGTGCTAATCTCTTCGGGCCAGGCCCGCTCGAAACTGGAATTGCTGAATAGCGCCCGCATGTTGCAGGATCGCGGATTCAACATTTACGCCACAGAAGGCACGCACCGCTTCCTGCGCGAAAATAAAGTAGACTCGACCATGTTGCACTGGCCGGACGAAGAAGATCTTCAGCCAAACACAATCGACTACCTGCGCGACAAAAAGATCGACCTGGTTGTGAATATCCCGAAAAACTATTCGAAACGGGAATTGAGCAACGGTTACAAAATCCGTCGTGCCTCAATCGACTACAACATTCCGTTGATTACAAACGCCCGCGTAGCAAGTGCATTTATCTACGCTGTTTGCAAATACAAAATTGACGATATCGCTATCAAAGCCTGGGAAGAATACAAATCGTAA
- the argC gene encoding N-acetyl-gamma-glutamyl-phosphate reductase produces the protein MSKIKVGIIGGAGYTAGELIRILLNHPQAELAFIQSSSNAGNPIYEVHRDLLGDTDLTFVAEPDFSLSDVIFLCMGHGKSKEFVTANDIPSTVKIIDLSHDYRLKAEGNDFVYGLPELNRETIRQSGHIANPGCFATGIQLTMLPLAAAGLLTDELHVHAITGSTGAGQAPSSTSHFSWRSGNVSVYKAFQHQHLGEITQSVKQLQPGYDKAINFIPVRGNHTRGIFVSTYTEFAGTLDEAVSLYESYYAEHPFVFVTKENPDVKQVVNTNKAILHLEKHGSKLMILSVTDNLLKGASGQAVQNMNLQFGLDEKTGLNLKPVSF, from the coding sequence ATGAGCAAAATCAAAGTTGGAATTATTGGAGGAGCCGGTTACACGGCAGGCGAATTGATCCGGATTTTGTTGAACCACCCGCAAGCTGAACTGGCATTCATCCAGAGTAGCAGTAACGCGGGTAACCCAATCTACGAAGTGCACCGCGACCTGCTGGGAGACACTGATCTGACTTTTGTCGCTGAACCCGACTTTAGTCTGAGCGATGTGATCTTCCTGTGCATGGGCCACGGAAAATCGAAGGAGTTTGTCACCGCGAATGACATTCCTTCAACTGTCAAAATTATTGACCTGAGTCACGACTACCGTTTGAAAGCTGAAGGAAATGACTTTGTGTACGGTTTGCCGGAATTGAACCGCGAAACAATCCGACAATCGGGGCACATTGCCAACCCGGGATGCTTTGCAACGGGAATCCAATTGACAATGTTGCCCCTTGCCGCAGCCGGCCTGCTCACCGACGAGTTGCACGTTCATGCAATCACCGGATCAACAGGCGCGGGACAGGCTCCGTCGTCAACCTCTCACTTCAGCTGGCGTAGTGGTAACGTTTCGGTTTACAAAGCGTTTCAACACCAGCATTTGGGTGAGATTACCCAAAGTGTGAAACAACTGCAACCAGGCTACGATAAAGCCATCAACTTTATCCCGGTGCGCGGAAATCACACTCGCGGCATTTTCGTTTCAACTTATACCGAATTTGCCGGCACGTTGGACGAGGCAGTGAGTCTGTATGAAAGCTATTATGCCGAGCATCCGTTTGTTTTTGTTACGAAGGAAAACCCGGATGTGAAGCAGGTGGTTAACACCAACAAGGCCATTTTGCATTTAGAAAAACATGGCAGCAAACTGATGATTTTGAGCGTAACAGATAATTTGCTGAAAGGCGCATCAGGACAAGCTGTTCAAAATATGAACCTGCAATTTGGGTTGGACGAGAAGACCGGGCTGAATTTAAAACCGGTTTCATTTTAA
- a CDS encoding aspartate aminotransferase family protein, translating to MKLFDVYPLFNITPVKAEGSYMWDSEGNKYLDLYGGHAVISVGHSHPHYVQKIIDQLNQIGFYSNSVVIPQQQELADKLGKASGLDDYQLFLVNSGAEANENAIKLASFATGRKKIISFNKGFHGRTSAAVAITDNPKIVAPVNETENAVILPLNDIEQVVLHLKAEDVAAIIVEGIQGIGGIRVPDPAFLEELERQCKKYGTLLILDEIQSGYGRSGKFFAFQYTDVKPDLITTAKGMGNGFPIGGLLIQPELKPWYGMLGTTFGGNYLACAAGIAVLEIMEQEKLVENAAKVGEYLMEKLAGYKQIKEVRGHGLMIGLEFEEPIKEIRSKLLTEEKVFTGVSGTNIIRLLPPLSLTMEEAAYFISKFEKVLNELYAEA from the coding sequence ATGAAACTTTTCGATGTATATCCGCTGTTTAATATCACTCCAGTAAAGGCTGAAGGCTCTTACATGTGGGACAGCGAGGGCAATAAATACTTGGATTTGTACGGGGGACATGCCGTAATTTCAGTGGGACACAGTCATCCGCACTATGTGCAAAAAATTATCGATCAGCTTAACCAGATCGGTTTTTACAGTAACTCGGTAGTTATCCCGCAGCAACAGGAATTGGCCGACAAGTTGGGCAAAGCGTCCGGCTTGGACGATTATCAGTTGTTCCTGGTAAACTCGGGAGCCGAAGCGAACGAAAATGCCATCAAGCTGGCCTCTTTTGCAACAGGACGTAAAAAAATTATCAGCTTCAATAAAGGATTTCACGGTCGTACATCGGCAGCGGTGGCTATTACCGACAATCCGAAAATTGTAGCTCCGGTAAACGAAACAGAAAATGCGGTTATCCTGCCGCTAAACGATATTGAGCAAGTAGTGCTGCATTTAAAGGCTGAAGATGTTGCAGCAATCATTGTAGAGGGCATTCAGGGAATCGGGGGAATTCGTGTCCCCGATCCTGCCTTCCTTGAAGAGCTGGAACGCCAATGTAAAAAGTATGGCACACTGCTTATTTTGGATGAAATTCAATCGGGGTACGGACGTAGCGGAAAGTTTTTCGCTTTCCAATACACCGATGTAAAGCCCGATTTGATTACCACTGCCAAAGGAATGGGGAACGGCTTTCCGATCGGTGGCTTGTTAATTCAACCTGAATTGAAGCCTTGGTATGGAATGTTGGGAACTACCTTCGGTGGAAATTACCTGGCTTGCGCAGCTGGCATCGCTGTTCTCGAAATTATGGAACAGGAGAAGCTGGTTGAAAATGCTGCAAAAGTTGGTGAATACCTGATGGAAAAACTGGCGGGCTACAAGCAAATCAAAGAAGTTCGTGGGCACGGCTTGATGATCGGTTTGGAGTTTGAAGAGCCGATTAAAGAAATTCGTTCAAAATTGCTGACGGAAGAGAAAGTCTTCACCGGCGTTTCGGGAACGAACATCATCCGGTTGTTGCCACCGCTGAGTTTGACCATGGAAGAAGCAGCGTATTTTATCTCTAAATTTGAAAAAGTATTGAACGAATTATACGCGGAAGCGTAG
- a CDS encoding arginine repressor, which translates to MKNRVSRQLAIKQIITSSEIRSQDELLVKLHAQGFDLTQATLSRDLKALKVAKVPSGDLGYMYVIPEGMNVESRDASDEVNFLADGFRDLSFSGNLAVMRTRPGYASSIAAVLDNAEPYEILGSIAGDDTILLVMREGVSPRDLKNSLVLIMPKLQDKIGK; encoded by the coding sequence ATGAAGAATCGCGTTAGCAGACAATTAGCCATAAAACAGATCATCACCTCCAGCGAAATACGCAGCCAGGATGAATTGTTGGTGAAGTTGCACGCACAGGGATTTGATCTGACTCAGGCAACATTGTCGCGCGATCTGAAAGCCTTAAAAGTAGCTAAAGTGCCTTCGGGCGATTTGGGCTATATGTACGTGATACCGGAAGGCATGAACGTTGAAAGCCGCGACGCGAGTGATGAAGTGAATTTTCTGGCAGACGGTTTTCGCGATTTGAGTTTTTCCGGTAACCTGGCCGTCATGAGAACACGACCTGGGTATGCCAGCAGCATTGCTGCCGTTTTAGATAATGCAGAACCATACGAGATTTTGGGGAGTATTGCCGGAGATGATACCATTTTACTGGTAATGCGGGAAGGAGTTAGCCCTCGGGATCTTAAAAATAGTCTGGTATTAATAATGCCTAAGTTACAGGACAAGATTGGCAAGTAG
- a CDS encoding GNAT family N-acetyltransferase, translating into MKTFGEVKVVVADESHLKYVTVINDTIDAASKERGTGIARRTDEYITTKISEGKAIIALDGEKFAGFCYVESWGHNRFVANSGLIVVKDYRGGGLAREIKKKAFELSRKKFPDAKIFGLTTGLAVMKINHELGYRPVTFSELTDDESFWKGCQSCVNYDILQRTGRSKCLCTGMLFDPAWEKAKQAAEVKPKKISLIEMIGKLKPKSMNGGKELNFNVFKRVKQDISGGTVRQSFQD; encoded by the coding sequence ATGAAGACATTCGGAGAAGTAAAAGTAGTTGTTGCAGATGAGTCTCATCTGAAGTATGTGACCGTTATTAACGACACCATCGATGCGGCATCGAAAGAGCGTGGCACTGGTATCGCTCGTCGTACCGATGAGTATATTACCACTAAAATCAGCGAAGGCAAAGCAATTATAGCACTCGATGGTGAGAAGTTTGCTGGTTTTTGTTACGTCGAATCATGGGGGCACAACCGTTTTGTTGCCAACTCAGGTTTGATCGTTGTAAAAGATTATCGTGGTGGAGGTTTGGCTCGCGAGATCAAAAAGAAAGCTTTTGAATTGTCGCGAAAAAAATTCCCCGATGCAAAAATATTCGGTTTGACGACCGGCTTGGCGGTGATGAAAATCAACCACGAGTTGGGATACCGTCCGGTAACATTCTCGGAATTGACAGATGATGAGAGTTTCTGGAAAGGTTGTCAGAGCTGCGTGAACTACGATATTCTGCAGCGTACCGGACGTTCCAAGTGTTTGTGCACCGGAATGTTGTTCGACCCGGCCTGGGAAAAAGCCAAGCAAGCAGCAGAGGTTAAGCCGAAGAAAATATCCTTGATCGAGATGATTGGGAAATTAAAACCAAAATCGATGAATGGGGGTAAAGAATTAAACTTTAATGTGTTTAAAAGAGTAAAACAAGATATAAGTGGTGGCACTGTTCGGCAGTCATTTCAGGATTAA
- the carA gene encoding glutamine-hydrolyzing carbamoyl-phosphate synthase small subunit: MTEAKKVSLVLEDGTRFEGVSFGYEKSVAGEVVFYTAMTGYPESLTDPSYTGQILVSTFPLIGNYGVPSDELKNNINEFYESNKVHISGLIISDYSAEYSHWNAIKSLGDWLKESNVPGIYGIDTRALTKILRVKGSMLGKIEFEDDAIEFYDPNAENLVAVASTKEKEVYGDGEHKVVLVDCGVKNNIIRCLLNRNATVIRVPWDYDFTQEEYDGVFLSNGPGDPAKCGTTVENIRKAIAMEKPIMGICLGNQLLARAAGAETYKLKFGHRSHNQPVLLNGTDRCFITSQNHGYAVAPDSLPADWEPMFINVNDDTNEGIRHKTKPFFSTQFHPEACSGPVDTEYLFDEFIENIVKFKKG; this comes from the coding sequence ATGACAGAGGCAAAAAAAGTCAGTTTGGTTTTAGAAGACGGAACCCGTTTCGAGGGCGTATCTTTCGGATATGAGAAGTCGGTTGCTGGCGAGGTAGTTTTTTACACTGCAATGACCGGTTATCCAGAAAGTTTAACAGATCCTTCATATACGGGACAGATCCTGGTATCTACCTTCCCGTTGATCGGGAACTACGGAGTACCTTCTGATGAACTCAAGAACAACATCAACGAGTTCTACGAGTCTAACAAAGTGCACATTAGTGGTCTAATCATCTCCGATTATTCTGCCGAGTACAGTCACTGGAATGCCATTAAAAGCCTTGGCGACTGGTTGAAAGAATCCAACGTTCCGGGGATTTACGGTATCGACACACGTGCATTGACCAAAATACTTCGCGTAAAAGGTTCCATGTTGGGCAAAATTGAATTTGAAGATGACGCAATTGAATTTTATGACCCGAATGCTGAAAACCTGGTAGCTGTAGCCAGCACAAAAGAAAAAGAAGTATACGGCGACGGAGAACACAAAGTGGTGTTGGTAGACTGTGGTGTGAAAAATAACATCATCCGCTGCCTGCTGAACCGCAATGCAACTGTGATCCGCGTGCCTTGGGACTACGATTTCACCCAGGAAGAATACGACGGCGTTTTCTTATCAAACGGACCTGGCGACCCTGCCAAATGCGGAACCACTGTTGAAAACATCCGCAAAGCTATCGCCATGGAAAAACCAATCATGGGTATCTGCCTGGGCAACCAATTGCTCGCCCGTGCTGCCGGAGCCGAAACTTACAAACTGAAATTCGGACACCGCAGCCACAACCAACCTGTATTACTAAACGGAACTGATCGCTGCTTTATCACCTCTCAAAACCACGGCTATGCCGTTGCTCCGGACTCCCTTCCTGCCGACTGGGAACCGATGTTTATCAATGTTAACGACGACACCAACGAAGGTATTCGCCACAAAACGAAACCTTTCTTCTCTACACAATTCCACCCGGAGGCCTGCAGTGGCCCGGTTGACACGGAATATCTGTTTGACGAATTCATCGAAAACATTGTAAAATTCAAAAAGGGCTAA